In Candidatus Cohnella colombiensis, one DNA window encodes the following:
- a CDS encoding MarR family transcriptional regulator produces MMKDFLSLKNQLCFAIYETSSEFTKLYTNVLHPFGLTYPQYLVLLALWEKDSVTLKELGQALKLGTGTLTPMIARMEASGWLRKERSTEDERKVYIHLQPKAITQKQAITHVVGATIISCKIELQEYEQLMQQLHHLQHKLRARKSLKS; encoded by the coding sequence ATGATGAAGGACTTCTTATCACTTAAAAATCAACTATGCTTTGCGATCTATGAAACGTCTAGTGAATTCACTAAGCTATATACGAATGTGCTGCACCCTTTTGGCTTAACCTATCCGCAATACCTTGTACTCTTAGCACTTTGGGAGAAGGACAGCGTAACGCTTAAAGAACTGGGGCAAGCCTTAAAGCTAGGCACAGGAACGTTAACACCGATGATCGCACGCATGGAAGCCAGCGGTTGGCTACGCAAGGAACGGTCCACTGAGGATGAACGAAAGGTATATATCCACTTACAACCAAAGGCGATCACACAAAAACAGGCGATTACTCATGTTGTAGGCGCAACGATTATATCCTGCAAAATAGAGCTTCAAGAATATGAGCAGTTGATGCAGCAACTGCATCATCTGCAACATAAGTTGCGAGCTCGGAAGTCCCTGAAGTCATAA
- a CDS encoding acyl-CoA/acyl-ACP dehydrogenase encodes MSRLIDQYIRNDAEQSNVMKVEALARRFATRAAKHDREGSFPFDNFEDLRNAGYLKMTVPREFGGDERSLYEMVMLQERLAYGDGSTALAVGWHLGQVLHLRSSDKWPKNIFAALCHDIVNDGAMINTFGSELGSGSPSRGGKPATTAIRTDGGWLITGRKTFSTLSPILDRFVISAYIPEENCVNDFLVRKSYRTTLIETWDTIGMRATGSHDVVLDDAFVASDARLDGQGIDDGGGWLLHIPACYIGIAIAARDYAVQFAQSYRPNHLSGTIAELPTVQQTIGLMEAELRTARCLLYSAADRWDRELDNRPNQRPELGLAKYVATNNALKVVDLAMRIVGGTSLSRNSPLERYYRDVRAGLHNPPMDNTVLHTLAAVALSEQH; translated from the coding sequence ATGAGTCGCTTAATCGATCAATATATTCGCAATGATGCGGAACAATCAAACGTGATGAAGGTTGAGGCACTTGCTAGACGTTTCGCTACGCGAGCAGCCAAACATGATCGGGAAGGCTCCTTTCCGTTCGATAACTTCGAAGATCTGCGAAATGCGGGCTATTTGAAAATGACAGTGCCGCGCGAGTTCGGTGGGGATGAGCGATCGTTATATGAGATGGTGATGCTTCAGGAGAGGCTAGCCTATGGGGACGGGTCGACTGCACTTGCTGTCGGCTGGCATCTGGGTCAGGTGCTTCATCTGCGATCAAGCGATAAATGGCCGAAGAACATTTTCGCTGCGCTATGCCATGACATTGTTAATGATGGTGCAATGATCAATACTTTCGGCAGTGAACTGGGTTCAGGAAGTCCTAGTCGTGGAGGTAAGCCTGCGACAACTGCAATTCGAACCGATGGAGGGTGGCTCATTACCGGACGCAAAACGTTCAGCACGCTATCACCGATTCTCGATCGCTTCGTTATTTCTGCCTATATTCCAGAGGAGAACTGCGTGAACGATTTTCTAGTTCGAAAATCGTACCGAACCACTCTCATCGAAACGTGGGATACAATCGGAATGCGTGCAACTGGTAGTCACGATGTCGTCTTGGATGATGCATTCGTAGCCTCGGATGCGCGTCTCGATGGCCAAGGTATAGACGACGGTGGTGGCTGGTTGTTGCATATTCCCGCTTGCTACATCGGTATCGCTATCGCGGCACGAGATTACGCAGTACAATTCGCTCAATCGTACCGCCCCAATCATCTCTCAGGAACGATTGCCGAGCTGCCAACAGTACAGCAAACGATTGGTTTAATGGAGGCCGAACTGCGAACGGCCCGTTGCCTGTTGTATTCCGCTGCTGACCGCTGGGATCGCGAATTGGACAATCGGCCGAACCAGAGGCCTGAGCTTGGACTGGCGAAATATGTTGCAACGAACAATGCCCTTAAAGTAGTTGATTTAGCCATGCGAATTGTTGGAGGCACTAGTCTATCGAGGAACTCGCCGTTAGAACGCTATTATCGAGATGTTCGCGCAGGCTTGCATAACCCGCCGATGGATAACACAGTGCTTCATACACTAGCTGCCGTAGCTCTAAGCGAACAACATTAA
- a CDS encoding glutathione peroxidase has translation MKTIYDFSVNKPNGEQISLQDFKGKPLIIVNTASKCGLTPQFKGLQNLYDAYKEQGLEILGFPCDQFNNQEFDNIDETTSFCQLNYGVSFPMFAKIDVNGEHTDPLFTFLKDQKKGFIFKNIKWNFTKFLVDRNGRVVKRYPPTTDPSKMAKDVLQLLT, from the coding sequence GTGAAAACGATATATGATTTTTCGGTTAATAAGCCTAATGGAGAGCAGATTTCGTTACAGGATTTCAAGGGAAAGCCGTTAATTATAGTGAATACCGCAAGCAAATGTGGCTTAACCCCTCAATTCAAAGGGCTTCAGAATCTATATGACGCTTATAAGGAGCAGGGTTTAGAAATTCTTGGCTTCCCTTGCGATCAATTCAATAATCAGGAATTCGACAATATCGATGAAACAACGTCATTCTGCCAATTGAACTATGGGGTCAGCTTCCCGATGTTTGCCAAGATTGATGTGAATGGGGAGCATACTGATCCTTTATTCACTTTCCTGAAGGATCAGAAGAAAGGCTTTATTTTCAAAAACATTAAGTGGAACTTTACCAAATTCCTAGTTGACCGCAATGGTCGCGTCGTGAAGCGTTATCCACCCACTACTGACCCAAGTAAGATGGCGAAGGATGTATTACAATTGCTGACTTAG
- a CDS encoding glycoside hydrolase family 43 protein, whose protein sequence is MSQSVKPNEPIVTHIYTADPSAHVFEGKLYIYPSHDIDHDGPTNDNGDQYAMEDYHVLSLDDLNSPCIDNGEALHVRDVPWASEQMWAPDAAYKNGIYYLFFPARDHDGIFRIGVATSTSPAGPFKAEDNYIPGSYSIDPAVLVDEDNRAYMYFGGLWGGQLEKWQTGAYKPEAPDPAATDRAYGPRVAELNEDMLTFKSEPAEIVIVDEEGKPLLAGDEERRYFEGPWVHKYNGKYYLSYSTGTTHKLVYAVGDKPEGPYVFKGTILTPVLGWTTHHSIVEFKDKWYLFYHDCSLSGGVDHKRSVKFTELKYNEDGTIQTIDPYK, encoded by the coding sequence ATGTCCCAGTCTGTTAAGCCGAATGAACCAATCGTCACGCACATTTATACCGCTGACCCCTCTGCACACGTGTTCGAGGGCAAATTGTATATCTACCCTTCGCATGACATCGATCATGATGGGCCAACGAACGATAATGGTGATCAGTATGCGATGGAGGATTACCATGTTCTATCTCTAGATGATTTGAACTCACCGTGTATAGACAATGGTGAAGCGCTCCATGTGAGGGATGTTCCGTGGGCATCGGAGCAGATGTGGGCACCGGACGCAGCATATAAGAACGGCATCTATTATTTATTTTTCCCAGCGAGAGATCATGATGGCATCTTCCGAATTGGAGTTGCGACAAGCACTTCTCCCGCAGGTCCTTTCAAAGCCGAAGACAATTACATCCCAGGCAGCTATAGCATAGACCCTGCGGTGCTTGTCGATGAAGACAACAGAGCCTATATGTATTTCGGTGGTCTGTGGGGAGGTCAGTTGGAAAAATGGCAGACAGGAGCATACAAGCCTGAAGCGCCAGATCCAGCGGCTACAGATCGGGCATATGGACCAAGAGTTGCAGAACTCAATGAGGATATGCTGACATTCAAATCGGAACCGGCTGAAATCGTAATTGTCGACGAAGAAGGTAAACCATTGCTTGCGGGAGATGAGGAGCGGAGATACTTCGAAGGCCCGTGGGTGCACAAGTATAATGGAAAGTATTATCTCTCCTATTCTACGGGAACTACTCATAAGCTCGTATATGCAGTTGGTGATAAGCCTGAAGGGCCTTATGTATTCAAAGGTACGATATTGACACCTGTGCTCGGTTGGACAACCCATCATTCGATTGTGGAATTCAAGGATAAGTGGTACCTGTTCTATCATGATTGCTCCCTATCGGGTGGGGTAGATCATAAGCGTAGCGTCAAATTCACAGAGCTTAAGTATAATGAGGATGGGACGATTCAGACGATCGATCCGTATAAATAA
- a CDS encoding glycosyl hydrolase → MQKMTLSCTCLAVCVLLVSIVGCSTKEKDTLPSNSSTNPESPSPASETPIATTSTDPLVSDDPVQVQPVSIVSPQITLSDTNHLKNPNATKEAKILYNYIRDIYGDYIISGQQESTWKGTPDFEINYIKDNTGRLPAIRGLDYINEDFSGVTQRAIAWWELGGIVSICWHWGTPPDGVGYESSKGKIDLEEALTEGSDLYNGMIAQMDRVAEELKVLQEAGVPVLWRPFHEFDGAWFWWGKGGGENFKKLWRLMYDRYTNVHGLNNLIWVLGYSGEVKDGWYPGDEYVDIAGADNYSEGTQLSKYDKVAAIVGTEMPIAYHENGPIPNPDDMIKDGAKWSWFLTWHTMHIMEQNTAEYLNTVFNHDYVLTLDELPKFK, encoded by the coding sequence ATGCAAAAAATGACACTAAGCTGTACTTGTTTAGCTGTATGTGTACTATTGGTTAGCATTGTAGGGTGCAGCACCAAAGAAAAGGACACCCTTCCAAGCAACTCTTCTACAAATCCTGAATCGCCTTCACCCGCAAGCGAGACACCGATCGCGACTACTTCTACTGATCCGTTAGTAAGCGATGATCCTGTGCAAGTACAGCCGGTTTCTATCGTATCTCCGCAAATTACACTATCAGACACAAACCATTTGAAAAATCCGAATGCGACTAAGGAAGCAAAAATTTTGTACAACTACATTCGTGACATCTACGGTGATTACATCATTAGTGGGCAACAAGAATCAACGTGGAAGGGTACACCAGACTTTGAAATTAATTATATTAAGGACAACACCGGAAGACTCCCTGCCATCAGAGGTCTTGACTACATTAATGAAGACTTTTCAGGGGTCACACAAAGAGCAATCGCATGGTGGGAACTCGGAGGCATCGTTTCGATTTGCTGGCATTGGGGTACTCCTCCTGATGGTGTTGGCTATGAGTCAAGCAAAGGTAAGATCGACTTGGAGGAAGCATTGACCGAAGGTTCCGATTTATATAACGGTATGATTGCTCAGATGGATCGTGTCGCAGAGGAATTAAAGGTGCTACAGGAAGCAGGCGTTCCCGTTCTGTGGAGACCGTTCCATGAATTTGATGGCGCTTGGTTTTGGTGGGGTAAGGGTGGCGGTGAAAACTTCAAGAAGCTTTGGCGGCTCATGTATGACCGCTATACCAACGTCCACGGATTAAACAACTTAATCTGGGTTCTAGGCTATAGTGGCGAAGTTAAGGACGGTTGGTATCCGGGCGATGAATACGTCGATATTGCCGGTGCGGACAATTATAGCGAGGGCACGCAGCTGAGTAAGTATGATAAAGTTGCAGCTATCGTAGGAACTGAAATGCCAATCGCCTACCATGAAAATGGTCCAATCCCAAATCCCGACGATATGATAAAGGACGGTGCAAAGTGGTCTTGGTTTCTAACCTGGCATACGATGCACATTATGGAGCAAAACACTGCTGAATATCTCAACACGGTGTTCAATCACGATTATGTCCTTACACTAGACGAGCTCCCGAAATTCAAATAA